The proteins below are encoded in one region of Nocardioides marmorisolisilvae:
- a CDS encoding DUF2207 domain-containing protein: MRRLRGRWPALLLVATLALLAGCGSAPGRAGSTARVGTPAASVTPLDPADPDGEPTTITRYDADFHIVESGRMDVTEGLTVSFPEDVIRHGIRRTFREAPGHVQRFPADVSVLQDGRPAATEVQRHRHSRVLWIGAADTVLRPGQHTYLISYRYDGVLSGDDDAIQRLHWPLVPAGWQQRIDRTRLRVFLPAAATAARCTAGRVTCSVHGRHTRVLHIETGALPAKTPIVLRARLAPH; the protein is encoded by the coding sequence ATGAGGCGACTTCGGGGGAGGTGGCCGGCGCTGCTTCTGGTCGCGACGCTGGCCCTGCTGGCGGGCTGCGGGTCGGCTCCGGGCCGCGCCGGGAGCACGGCACGGGTGGGTACGCCGGCGGCCTCCGTGACGCCACTCGATCCTGCCGATCCGGACGGTGAGCCGACCACGATCACCCGCTACGACGCGGACTTCCACATCGTTGAGAGCGGTCGGATGGATGTCACCGAGGGCCTCACCGTGAGCTTCCCCGAGGACGTGATCCGACACGGCATCCGGCGTACCTTCCGAGAGGCGCCGGGCCACGTGCAACGGTTCCCCGCCGACGTGTCCGTGCTGCAGGACGGCCGACCGGCGGCCACCGAGGTACAGCGGCATCGGCACTCGCGGGTGCTGTGGATCGGTGCGGCCGACACCGTGCTGCGGCCGGGACAGCACACCTACCTGATCAGCTACCGCTACGACGGCGTGCTCAGCGGGGACGACGACGCGATCCAGCGGCTGCACTGGCCGCTGGTGCCCGCGGGTTGGCAGCAGCGGATCGACCGGACCCGGCTGCGCGTGTTCCTGCCCGCAGCCGCGACCGCAGCGCGGTGCACCGCAGGGAGGGTGACCTGCTCCGTGCACGGTCGGCACACCCGTGTGCTGCACATCGAGACGGGCGCGCTGCCGGCGAAGACTCCGATTGTGCTCCGGGCGAGGCTCGCGCCCCACTAG
- a CDS encoding DUF2207 domain-containing protein translates to MKRLVVRAVALVVLALLVSVPAWGLDTSSGSGSSEDTEITNYVADFHVARNGDLDVVEDISVFFPVGVAKHGIFRFFDTHDPSAPHARRIPEDIRVQQDGSPASVDLSWRNNRRERVLRIGDADRYVDSGRHTYRISYRIPGVLEPGSGGARTQFYWNLIPGGWAQPIDKATLRVFLPADATGVRCALGNGAVAGCAAAGAGTPRLIVRTGPLAPYTPVTVTAGLDVPTPPVGHELPWTGRWDGVLGQSVPTLIAIAVLAALAAALGLLAASRSREDDPGFPLQYAPPDGIGPAQGNYLRTERIDQTAFVASVMYAAERGAVALSRDDGSWTIADTGKGWDRIDEATAQVSALVGGPHGSFTASSSSVADGQRLKSVIGSFETAVPQWALQSGNLVKAGLGGFGGFLVLAGLVLAVLNVFFDPFDLTVLSLVPGLFAIGALALLAPGASTRRTAIGRQLWSRVGGFHRVLSTPSAEARFDFSGRKELYTAYLPWAVAFGCADEWAKKYRTEVGAEPPLPAYFVGMYSGDHTGNFVDSMVSSFSSTVDAAISSYEATQSSSSSGGGFSGGGGGGGGGGGSW, encoded by the coding sequence ATGAAGCGACTGGTCGTGCGGGCAGTCGCACTGGTGGTTCTCGCGCTGCTGGTGTCGGTGCCGGCCTGGGGGCTCGACACCTCGAGCGGGTCCGGGTCGAGCGAGGACACCGAGATCACGAACTATGTGGCGGACTTCCATGTGGCGCGCAACGGTGATCTCGACGTGGTCGAGGACATCTCCGTGTTCTTCCCGGTGGGGGTGGCCAAGCACGGGATCTTCCGGTTCTTCGACACCCACGACCCGTCGGCTCCCCACGCTCGACGCATCCCCGAGGACATCCGGGTCCAACAGGATGGGAGCCCTGCGAGCGTCGACCTCTCGTGGCGCAACAACCGTCGCGAACGGGTGCTGCGCATCGGGGATGCGGACCGCTACGTCGACTCCGGGCGGCACACCTACCGGATCAGCTACCGCATCCCCGGGGTGCTCGAGCCCGGCAGCGGCGGCGCGCGGACCCAGTTCTACTGGAACCTGATCCCGGGGGGATGGGCGCAGCCGATCGACAAGGCCACCCTGAGGGTCTTCCTGCCGGCGGACGCCACCGGAGTGCGCTGTGCGTTGGGCAACGGTGCTGTCGCGGGCTGTGCTGCCGCCGGCGCAGGCACCCCGCGTCTGATCGTGCGGACCGGGCCGCTGGCGCCGTACACCCCGGTGACGGTGACCGCGGGCCTCGACGTACCGACCCCACCGGTTGGTCACGAGCTGCCGTGGACCGGCCGCTGGGACGGGGTCCTCGGACAGAGCGTCCCGACGCTGATCGCGATCGCGGTGCTGGCTGCCCTGGCTGCGGCCCTCGGGCTGCTGGCCGCGAGCCGGAGTCGCGAGGACGACCCGGGCTTCCCCTTGCAGTACGCCCCGCCCGATGGCATCGGGCCCGCCCAGGGCAACTACCTCCGCACGGAGCGCATCGACCAGACCGCCTTCGTGGCCTCGGTGATGTACGCCGCCGAGCGCGGTGCCGTCGCGCTGAGCCGGGATGACGGCAGCTGGACGATCGCCGACACCGGCAAGGGCTGGGACCGCATCGACGAGGCCACCGCCCAGGTGTCCGCGCTGGTCGGGGGCCCGCACGGATCGTTCACCGCGTCCAGCAGCAGCGTCGCGGACGGACAGCGACTGAAGAGCGTCATCGGCAGCTTCGAGACGGCGGTGCCCCAGTGGGCGCTGCAGTCCGGCAACCTGGTCAAGGCGGGGTTGGGAGGCTTCGGCGGGTTCCTCGTGCTGGCCGGGCTGGTGCTCGCGGTGCTCAACGTGTTCTTCGACCCGTTCGACCTGACCGTGTTGTCGCTGGTGCCCGGCCTCTTCGCGATCGGCGCACTGGCGCTGCTGGCGCCAGGCGCGTCCACCCGACGTACGGCGATCGGACGCCAGCTGTGGTCCCGGGTCGGTGGCTTCCACCGGGTGCTGTCCACGCCGTCGGCCGAGGCCCGCTTCGACTTCTCCGGGCGCAAGGAGCTCTACACCGCCTACCTGCCCTGGGCGGTGGCGTTCGGATGCGCCGACGAGTGGGCCAAGAAGTATCGGACGGAGGTCGGCGCCGAGCCGCCGCTGCCGGCGTACTTCGTGGGGATGTACTCGGGCGACCACACCGGCAACTTCGTCGACTCGATGGTGAGCAGCTTCAGCAGCACCGTCGACGCGGCGATCTCCTCCTATGAGGCCACCCAGTCCTCGTCGTCGTCCGGTGGCGGCTTCTCCGGTGGCGGCGGAG